In Diorhabda carinulata isolate Delta chromosome 6, icDioCari1.1, whole genome shotgun sequence, a single genomic region encodes these proteins:
- the LOC130896042 gene encoding serrate RNA effector molecule homolog, with protein MADSDDEYDRKRRDKFRGERAEASYRGTERVSRPRDDWAERDSWPRPRPREYRSSVRDRGYSPSLEPAPKRIRHDYYAGGAENYYNHYVGGGTYHPPVHREPVGSHIEGQQPPMMSFKAFLATQDDNISDSEAIEKYNDYKLEFQRQQLNEFFVAHKDDEWFRLKYHPEESVKRKEEQRAALKRRVDVFIDLLNAGKIDCVKVDCAETNKLLKLLDTVVIKLEGGSDEDLAALEQEYEEMEQKYREQKAKEVEAERAKENKEVEIKKEPEDKPKSSEEKSNGEVVSGSEKEPENNKENEENKEEEKETEVEQTNEIPKEQEAKEEGEEGEEKKTKQIEDGEEKPVESEEIPPTSGELEKTDENEESEKMETDESKREETEKQHAAKNKEKKRKRSFSGSSSGSSSSSSDSEEDPKEKEDKQEEKTEEAQDNDKEIHTIDEEEEPKAEKPKSLHKTTSIFLRNLVPTITKQEIETMCSRYDGFLRVALADPQPDRRWLRRGWVTFKRDANIKEICWNLNNIRLKECELGAIVNRDLSRRIRPVNGIIAHKQVVRSDIRISARVVLHLDTKAGLWTDDDENKEKPQQTFGLVSNNPVLHNITDYLIEEASAEEEELLGLEPTTDNQDATAIVERDENLIAVLDRIILYLRIVHSVDYYNHCDYPNEDEMPNRCGILHARGPPPTSKTDMTQFIGAPIENKMAAFLPDKPLEEKDKNESKLINLALKNVDVEIDKFVQANTRELAKDKWLCPLSGKKFKGPDFVRKHIFNKHAEKLEEVKKEVEFFNNYLRDSKRPMLADVPQTKQREEPPGYTHPFTSGGYGALGGYSRPTPFYNQGFVPRTRGYQPRGRGGPTDFRPVIHYRDLDAPREPEEFI; from the exons ATGGCTGATAGTGATGATGAATATGATAGAAAACGGCGAGATAAGTTCCGTGGAGAAAGAGCAGAAGCTAGCTATAGGGGAACAGAACGTGTATCAAGACCGAGGGACGATTGGGCCGAAAGAGATTCTTGGCCTCGTCCCAGACCAAGAGAGTACAGAAGCAGTGTTCGCGATAGGGGATATTCTCCAAGCTTAGAACCAGCACCGAAGCGAATTCGTCACGATTATTACGCTGGTGGTGCCgaaaactattataatcacTATGTTGGAGGAGGTACATATCATCCACCAGTTCACAg ggAACCAGTAGGTAGTCATATAGAGGGTCAACAACCACCGATGATGTCGTTTAAAGCGTTTCTAGCCACGCAAGATGATAACATATCTGATAgtgaagctatagagaaatataatgattataaaCTGGAGTTTCAACGGCAACAGCTTAACGAATTTTTTGTAGCTCATAAAGATGACGAATG GTTTCGACTGAAATACCACCCCGAAGAATCAGTTAAACGAAAGGAAGAGCAAAGGGCTGCATTGAag AGGAGAGTTGACGTCTTTATAGATCTTTTGAACGCCGGAAAAATCGATTGTGTTAAAGTAGATTGTGCCGAAACcaacaaattattaaaactcCTTGATACTGTGGTTATCAAATTGGAAGGAGGATCAGACGAAGATCTAGCTGCTCTAGAGCAAGAATACGAAG aaatggaACAGAAATATAGAGAACAAAAAGCGAAAGAAGTCGAAGCGGAACGagcaaaagaaaacaaagaagtAGAGATTAAAAAAGAACCAGAAGATAAACCCAAATCATCCGAAGAGAAATCGAACGGAGAAGTTGTAAGCGGATCAGAAAAGGAAccagaaaataataaagaaaacgaagaaaataaagaggaagaaaaagaaaCCGAAGTGGAACAAACGAATGAGATACCAAAAGAACAAGAAGCGAAAGAAGAAGGGGAAGAGggcgaagaaaaaaaaactaaacaaatcgAAGATGGCGAAGAAAAACCTGTTGAATCAGAAGAAATTCCACCGACGAGCGGCGAACTTGAGAAAACcgatgaaaatgaagaatcgGAAAAGATGGAAACCGACGAATCCAAACGCGAGGAGACCGAAAAACAACACGCCgctaaaaacaaagaaaagaagCGTAAAAGATCGTTTTCGGGTAGTAGCAGCGGCTCTTCGAGCAGTAGCAGCGATAGCGAAGAAGATCCGAAAGAAAAAGAGGATAAACAAGAGGAAAAAACTGAAGAGGCGCAAGATAACGATAAAGAAATACATACAatagacgaagaagaagaacctAAAGCCGAAAAACCGAAATCCCTGCATAAAACGACTTCGatctttttaagaaatttggTACCAACTATTACGAAACAGGAAATTGAAACTATGTGCTCTAG ATACGACGGTTTTCTACGTGTCGCCTTAGCTGATCCCCAACCGGATAGAAGATGGTTGAGAAGAGGATGGGTTACCTTCAAACGAGACGCTAACATCAAAGAAATCTGTTGGAATTTGAACAACATCAGATTAAAAGAATGCGAATTAGGAGCAATCGTCAATAGAGATCTAAGTCGAAGGATTCGTCCAGTAAACGGTATAATAGCTCACAAACAAGTGGTTAGATCCGATATAAGGATATCCGCAAGGGTAGTGCTGCATTTAGATACTAAAGCCGGTCTGTGGACTGATGacgatgaaaataaagaaaaacccCAACAG actTTCGGATTGGTATCGAATAACCCGGTATTGCATAACATAACTGATTATTTAATAGAGGAAGCTAGCGCAGAAGAAGAGGAACTTTTAGGACTCGAACCAACGACGGATAATCAAGACGCAACGGCTATAGTGGAAAGGGACGAAAATTTGATCGCTGTTTTAGATAGGATCATCCTCTATTTGAGAATAGTACATTCCGTTGATTATTATAATCATTGCGATTATCCAAACGAAGACGAAATGCCGAATAGGTGCGGTATTTTACACGCTAGAGGACCGCCTCCTACTAGTaaa accGACATGACTCAGTTCATCGGCGCGCCGATCGAAAATAAAATGGCCGCTTTCCTACCAGATAAACCTCTAGAAGAAAAAGACAAGAACGAATCGAAATTGATTAATTTGGCGTTGAAAAACGTCGACGTCGAAATCGACAAATTCGTCCAGGCGAATACTAGAGAATTAGCTAAAGATAAATGGTTGTGTCCTTTATCTGGTAAAAAATTCAAAGGTCCGGATTTCGTTAGGAAACACATATTCAACAAACACGCCGAAAAACTCGAAGAAGTCAAAAAAGAAGTggaatttttcaacaattaccTCAGGGATTCGAAACGACCCATGTTGGCGGACGTACCGCAAACAAAACAACGCGAAGAACCACCCGGTTATACTCATCC tttCACTAGTGGTGGATACGGCGCTCTGGGAGGATACTCCAGACCGACACCATTTTATAACCAAGGATTCGTTCCGAGGACGAGAGGATATCAACCCCGCGGAAG GGGTGGACCTACGGATTTCAGACCGGTGATTCACTATAgggacttggacgcgccgcgCGAACCCGAagaattcatataa
- the LOC130894901 gene encoding casein kinase II subunit alpha-like isoform X1 produces MIKESKSEQVKTISKVYADVLSKKPSSFYEYDNFNPQYEDVNNYSLIRKIGHGKYSVVFEGLHQVKNENVVIKMLKPVRKRKIKREIKILECLRGGTNIIKLLSVVSVPDTDVTALIFEQLVQNEDFKNVYLKLTESDTRYYLYEILKALDFCHSKGIMHRDVKPHNIVIDQSNNKIRIIDWGLAEFYHPGQEYNVRVASRYFKGPELLVDYGYYDYSLDMWSLGCMFASMIFRKEPFFHGLDNYDQLVRIVKVLGTNELHDYLNKYNITIEKKLYCLLGLHSRKSWQRFVNTENEYLINDQSLNLLECLLKIDHAERITAREALNHKYFAPIRRKIQTRPTAVPILGEHSMVEENQ; encoded by the exons ATGAtcaa GGAATCGAAAAGTGAACAAGTAAAGACAATATCAAAAGTATACGCAGACGTGTTATCGAAGAAACCGAGTTCGTTTTACGAATACGACAATTTCAATCCTCAATACGAAGATGTTAACAATTACAGTTTAATAAGGAAGATTGGTCACGGCAAATACAGCGTGGTATTCGAAGGTTTACATCAAGTTAAAAACGAAAACGTCGTTATAAAGATGTTAAAACCAgtaagaaaacgaaaaataaagCGAGAAATCAAGATCCTAGAATGCCTAAGAGGCGGTACCAACATTATTAAGCTTTTATCGGTAGTGAGTGTACCTGACACGGACGTAACCGCGTTAATATTCGAACAACTCGTCCagaacgaagattttaaaaacgtctatttaaaattaaccGAATCCGATACGAGATATTATCTATACGAAATATTGAAAGCTTTAGATTTTTGTCACAGTAAAGGGATCATGCATAGAGACGTCAAACCGCATAATATAGTAATCGATCAATCGaataataaaatcagaataATCGATTGGGGTTTGGCGGAATTTTACCATCCAGGACAGGAGTATAACGTTAGAGTTGCTTCGAGATATTTCAAAGGACCTGAACTGCTAGTAGATTATGGATATTACGATTATTCGTTGGATATGTGGTCGTTGGGGTGTATGTTCGCTTCGATGATTTTCAGAAAAGAACCATTTTTTCACGGGTTGGATAATTACGATCAATTAGTGAGGATCGTCAAAGTTTTAG gtacTAACGAACTGCACGATTATCTCAACAAGTACAATATAacgatagaaaaaaaattgtattgtcTGTTAGGATTGCACTCGAGAAAATCCTGGCAGAGGTTCGTGAATACGGAAAACGAATATTTGATAAACGATCAATCGTTGAATCTATTAGAATGTCTTTTAAAAATCGATCACGCCGAAAGGATAACGGCTCGCGAGGCTTTGAATCATAAATATTTCGCGCCAATAAGACGGAAAATTCAAACCAGACCAACCGCGGTGCCGATTCTCGGAGAACATTCCATGGTGGAAGAGAATCAGTGA
- the LOC130894901 gene encoding casein kinase II subunit alpha-like isoform X2, producing MESKSEQVKTISKVYADVLSKKPSSFYEYDNFNPQYEDVNNYSLIRKIGHGKYSVVFEGLHQVKNENVVIKMLKPVRKRKIKREIKILECLRGGTNIIKLLSVVSVPDTDVTALIFEQLVQNEDFKNVYLKLTESDTRYYLYEILKALDFCHSKGIMHRDVKPHNIVIDQSNNKIRIIDWGLAEFYHPGQEYNVRVASRYFKGPELLVDYGYYDYSLDMWSLGCMFASMIFRKEPFFHGLDNYDQLVRIVKVLGTNELHDYLNKYNITIEKKLYCLLGLHSRKSWQRFVNTENEYLINDQSLNLLECLLKIDHAERITAREALNHKYFAPIRRKIQTRPTAVPILGEHSMVEENQ from the exons AT GGAATCGAAAAGTGAACAAGTAAAGACAATATCAAAAGTATACGCAGACGTGTTATCGAAGAAACCGAGTTCGTTTTACGAATACGACAATTTCAATCCTCAATACGAAGATGTTAACAATTACAGTTTAATAAGGAAGATTGGTCACGGCAAATACAGCGTGGTATTCGAAGGTTTACATCAAGTTAAAAACGAAAACGTCGTTATAAAGATGTTAAAACCAgtaagaaaacgaaaaataaagCGAGAAATCAAGATCCTAGAATGCCTAAGAGGCGGTACCAACATTATTAAGCTTTTATCGGTAGTGAGTGTACCTGACACGGACGTAACCGCGTTAATATTCGAACAACTCGTCCagaacgaagattttaaaaacgtctatttaaaattaaccGAATCCGATACGAGATATTATCTATACGAAATATTGAAAGCTTTAGATTTTTGTCACAGTAAAGGGATCATGCATAGAGACGTCAAACCGCATAATATAGTAATCGATCAATCGaataataaaatcagaataATCGATTGGGGTTTGGCGGAATTTTACCATCCAGGACAGGAGTATAACGTTAGAGTTGCTTCGAGATATTTCAAAGGACCTGAACTGCTAGTAGATTATGGATATTACGATTATTCGTTGGATATGTGGTCGTTGGGGTGTATGTTCGCTTCGATGATTTTCAGAAAAGAACCATTTTTTCACGGGTTGGATAATTACGATCAATTAGTGAGGATCGTCAAAGTTTTAG gtacTAACGAACTGCACGATTATCTCAACAAGTACAATATAacgatagaaaaaaaattgtattgtcTGTTAGGATTGCACTCGAGAAAATCCTGGCAGAGGTTCGTGAATACGGAAAACGAATATTTGATAAACGATCAATCGTTGAATCTATTAGAATGTCTTTTAAAAATCGATCACGCCGAAAGGATAACGGCTCGCGAGGCTTTGAATCATAAATATTTCGCGCCAATAAGACGGAAAATTCAAACCAGACCAACCGCGGTGCCGATTCTCGGAGAACATTCCATGGTGGAAGAGAATCAGTGA